A stretch of the uncultured Trichococcus sp. genome encodes the following:
- the cysK gene encoding cysteine synthase A: MAKIVSSITELIGDTPIIKLSNVVPEGFADVYLKLEAFNIGGSIKDRIALNMIAVAEEEGILKPGDTIIEPTSGNTGVGLAMLAAAKGYKSIFVMPDTMSIERRLLLSAYGAELVLTPGAEGMPAAIAKAKEIAEQPGHFLPLQFENSANPAIHETTTGPEIVAAFNGVGPDAFLSAVGTGGTITGVGRALRKVNPNVGIYALEPSESAVLSGGQKGPHKIQGIGTGFIPQVLDTEVFDGVFQVSSEEAFQMTRRLAKEEGILVGISSGAAVAGAIALAGQLGAGKSVVTIAPDNGERYLSTPVFQN, from the coding sequence ATGGCTAAGATAGTATCATCTATTACAGAACTGATCGGCGATACACCGATCATCAAATTGAGCAATGTCGTACCGGAAGGCTTCGCCGATGTCTATCTGAAATTGGAGGCCTTCAATATAGGCGGAAGCATAAAGGATCGCATCGCCTTGAATATGATTGCGGTAGCGGAGGAAGAGGGCATCTTGAAGCCGGGCGACACGATTATTGAACCGACAAGCGGCAACACCGGTGTAGGCTTAGCGATGTTGGCGGCGGCGAAAGGCTATAAATCCATCTTTGTGATGCCGGATACGATGAGCATCGAGAGACGTCTGTTGCTTTCAGCCTATGGAGCCGAACTCGTCTTGACTCCCGGTGCTGAGGGGATGCCTGCAGCAATCGCGAAAGCCAAAGAAATCGCGGAACAACCTGGCCATTTTCTGCCTTTGCAGTTCGAAAATTCAGCCAATCCGGCTATCCACGAAACGACAACCGGTCCAGAAATCGTTGCAGCTTTCAATGGCGTCGGACCGGATGCCTTCCTGTCGGCTGTCGGAACTGGAGGTACGATTACAGGAGTAGGCAGAGCCTTGCGGAAAGTGAATCCGAATGTGGGCATTTACGCCCTGGAACCTTCCGAATCTGCCGTATTGAGCGGCGGCCAAAAAGGACCGCATAAGATCCAGGGAATCGGTACGGGCTTCATTCCGCAAGTATTGGACACAGAGGTTTTTGATGGCGTATTCCAGGTTTCAAGTGAAGAAGCGTTCCAAATGACTCGCAGATTAGCCAAAGAAGAAGGCATCCTTGTAGGTATCTCCAGCGGTGCGGCAGTGGCAGGAGCCATCGCCTTGGCCGGTCAACTTGGTGCAGGCAAGTCGGTAGTGACGATTGCGCCTGACAACGGTGAAAGATACCTTTCCACACCTGTGTTTCAGAATTGA
- a CDS encoding metallophosphoesterase, translating to MFTDKRLTEAYEKARVEYIDETSNYVFLSDCHRGDGSLSDEFARNKNIFLHALEYYYKNEFIYVENGDGDELWEHHEFKHIKNAHPEVFAILKRFYDEKRLIMIYGNHNIYLKSQWFVKQNYYRNYDEYTEFFYDFLPGIRPIEALVLKDRNTKQEIFVVHGMQGDLPNDQLWYPTMLSLKYFWRFLHAFGVKSPTSPVKNMNKRHKIEKNYVKWIQKHEKMLICGHTHRFKYPKTKDLPYFNSGCCIYPTSITAIEITGGQIQLVRWKTRVNEDGLLQIKREVMRGPDPIGKFDIRSDLTTDLEA from the coding sequence ATGTTTACGGATAAACGACTGACGGAGGCCTATGAAAAAGCAAGGGTCGAATACATCGACGAAACATCCAATTATGTTTTTTTGAGTGACTGCCATAGAGGTGACGGGAGCCTGTCGGATGAATTCGCACGGAACAAAAACATTTTTTTGCATGCGTTGGAATACTATTACAAAAATGAATTCATATACGTTGAAAATGGGGACGGCGATGAACTGTGGGAACACCATGAGTTCAAGCACATCAAGAATGCCCATCCAGAGGTGTTCGCTATCCTGAAACGTTTTTATGACGAAAAACGTCTGATCATGATTTACGGGAACCACAATATCTATCTTAAAAGCCAATGGTTTGTGAAACAAAATTATTACCGCAACTACGATGAGTATACCGAGTTCTTCTATGATTTCCTTCCTGGCATCCGACCGATCGAAGCGTTGGTATTGAAGGACCGGAATACGAAACAGGAAATATTCGTCGTCCACGGTATGCAGGGTGATCTCCCCAACGACCAACTATGGTACCCGACGATGCTTTCTTTAAAGTACTTTTGGCGGTTCCTGCACGCTTTCGGCGTCAAAAGTCCGACAAGTCCCGTCAAAAATATGAACAAACGGCATAAAATCGAAAAAAACTACGTGAAGTGGATCCAGAAGCATGAAAAAATGCTTATCTGCGGCCATACGCACCGTTTCAAATACCCAAAGACAAAAGATTTGCCTTACTTTAATTCGGGCTGTTGCATCTATCCGACCAGCATCACTGCCATCGAGATCACCGGTGGGCAGATCCAATTGGTCAGATGGAAAACGCGGGTGAATGAGGATGGCTTGCTTCAAATCAAACGCGAAGTCATGCGCGGGCCTGACCCAATCGGGAAGTTCGATATCCGATCGGACCTAACAACTGACCTTGAAGCTTAG